TTTCAAAAAAGCCTTTTTGTTGAGCCACAATGATGGCTGCATGATCGGGGTTTACATACCAATCTAGCATTACGCTGATTTTCTCTTTTGCAAAGCTAGGAAGCGTGAGCATTAGCCCCATTACAAAGCTGAAATAACGGATGATTATCTTCATCTTTTTCTCCTTTAATGAAAAGTTAAACAGACCAAATAAAACGGTGTAATAGCCAATCAATGCTGAAATATAAACAGAGTGAAATTGACACTAAAATCAGTAAGGCGGCAAACATTAAATCGACTTGCATTCGGGCATTGGCGTGAATCATCAAATACCCCAACCCTTCAGATGAACCTACCCATTCGCCCACCACCGCACCAATCGGGGCGACCGAAACCGCAATTCGCAAGCCCGAAGCAAAAGCAGGCAAAGCCGCAGGTAATCGCACTTTAAGCAATAAACGCAAGGGGGAAATGTTAAAGGTTTTCGCCAAATCGAGCCACGCTTGTGGGGTGTTGCGTAGTCCATCATAACAAGCTGCCGTGACGGGGAAGTAGATAATCAGCACCGACATCACAATTTTGGATGCCATTCCATAGCCAAACCACAACACCAACAACGGCGCAATAGCAAACACGGGAATCGCTTGCGAAATGACCAAAATCGGCAATAACACGGCAGAAATTTGACGAGAAAATGAGAGCAACAACGCCGAAATCAGCCCAAATAGAAAGCCTAACAACAGCCCTAAGCAGATTTCTAACAACGTAACTTGCGTATGCTGCCAAAGCAGTTCAGCGTGTGTGAACAACTGCTGCCCTACAGCTTGCGGTGAGGGAAAAATGTAGTGTGGAAAGCTACCCAAGGTTGCGACCATTTGCCAGATCATCAACAACACGACTACAATTAAAAGCGGTTTAAGTAGGCGAATTTTCATTGTTCGCCCCCTAATTCCCGCAATAATTGTTGCTGCAACGCCCATAAATTGGCTTGATGCAACTCACGCGGGGTGTTACCTTCGGGCAAAATTACCTCCGATAATGCTGTTTGATGAGATTCAGGCGAACGCAACACAAAAATACGCTGACTTAGCCGTAATGCCTCTTGCGGATCGTGGGTCACGAGCAGCACTGATTTATCTTCGAGCAGTTCAAAGGCTAAATCTTGAAGTTGATGGCGACTGATGGCATCAAGAGCGGAAAAAGGCTCATCAAGCAAAATCAAATCCGCCTCTTGCATTAAGGTGCGTGCCAAGGCAACCCGCTGTTTTTGCCCGCCCGAAAGCTGCGAACAAGGCTTGTGCCAATGTGCTGCCATTCCCACTTTTTCAAGCAACATTTTAGCTTTTTCAGTGGTTTTTACAGATTTTCGTCCAAATAAGACCGCTTGCAACTGCACGTTATCGACAATTGACAACCACGGATAAAGTGTCTCTTTTTGAGGCAACCACGCAATACGAATTTTCGGTTCAAATAGGATTTTCCCCTGCACCACACCTTGCGTTTCAATGCCCGCCAGTAGTCGCAAAAGTGTCGATTTCCCCACGCCTGAACTGCCCAATAAGCTCACCCATTCGTTCGGCAACAGGGTTAAATTAAGATGCTCAAATAACGTTTGTTCATTAAAGGCAAGACTCAAATCTTGAATACGCACCATCGCTCGCCTCAATGATTAAAGGGAATGC
The nucleotide sequence above comes from Haemophilus influenzae. Encoded proteins:
- a CDS encoding ABC transporter ATP-binding protein, yielding MVRIQDLSLAFNEQTLFEHLNLTLLPNEWVSLLGSSGVGKSTLLRLLAGIETQGVVQGKILFEPKIRIAWLPQKETLYPWLSIVDNVQLQAVLFGRKSVKTTEKAKMLLEKVGMAAHWHKPCSQLSGGQKQRVALARTLMQEADLILLDEPFSALDAISRHQLQDLAFELLEDKSVLLVTHDPQEALRLSQRIFVLRSPESHQTALSEVILPEGNTPRELHQANLWALQQQLLRELGGEQ
- a CDS encoding ABC transporter permease, whose amino-acid sequence is MKIRLLKPLLIVVVLLMIWQMVATLGSFPHYIFPSPQAVGQQLFTHAELLWQHTQVTLLEICLGLLLGFLFGLISALLLSFSRQISAVLLPILVISQAIPVFAIAPLLVLWFGYGMASKIVMSVLIIYFPVTAACYDGLRNTPQAWLDLAKTFNISPLRLLLKVRLPAALPAFASGLRIAVSVAPIGAVVGEWVGSSEGLGYLMIHANARMQVDLMFAALLILVSISLCLYFSIDWLLHRFIWSV